GGAAGTTCCTTGACATCTGCCTTTTCCAGACCCCGCCGCTCCCTGTCCCGCTGGGGGCGGCGGCTGACGTCACTGGCCGCTGGTGGCGCCTTGGCGCTGACGGGCTTGGTGGCGCTCACCGTGCCTGCCCACGCCGCGGCCGGCCCGCCGGCCTACGTGGCCAACTTCGGCGGCAGTGACGTCTCAGTGGTCGACACGAGCACCAACGCCATCACCGGCACCATCAACGTCGGCAACAGTCCAACCTCTGTGGCGGTCAACCCGGTTCAACCGCGCGCCTACGTCACCAACAACGCCGATGACAACGTCTCGGTGATCGACACCGCGACCGACACCGTGGCCGCGACCGTCCCGGTCGGCGGGAATCCCCTCAAGGTGGCGCTCACCCCATCCGGGAACAGCGCGTACGTCACGAACAACGTGGCCAACACGGTCTCGGTGATCGACACCGCGACCAACACGGTCGGCGTCACCATCCCCGTGGGGAGCGGCCCGTACGGGCTGGCGGTGAACCCGTCGGGCACCACCGCCTACGTGGCGAACAACGTCGACGACACGGTGTCGGTGATCGACACCGCGACCAACTCGGTGACGGCCACCATCCCGGTCGGGAGCGGCCCCACCGATGTGACGGTGAGCCCCTCCGGAACCTCCGTGTACCTCACGAACAACAGCGGAGCCACGGTCTCGGTCATCAGCACCGCGACCAACACGGTCAGCGCCACCATCCCCGTCGGAACCGGCCCGAACGGCGTCGCGATCAACCCGTCCGGTACGACGGCCTACGTCACCAACAGCAGCGGCAACAGCATGTCGGTGATCAACACGGCGACAAGCACCGTGACCACGACCGTCCCGATCGGTTCCCTCCCGGGCAAGGTGGCGGTCAACCCGTCCGGCACTGCCGTCTACGCCGCCAACCGGGCCGGCGGATCCGTCTCGGTGATCGACACGACGACCAACACCGTCACCAACACGATCAACGGGTTCAACGACCCCTTCAGCGTCGCCTTCGCCCCCCTGTCGCCACCGGCAGGCGCGGACATCGACGTCGATCTCACCGCTCAGCCGCATCTGAGCATCCTCGTGCCCTACCTGACGTACACCCTCACCGCTCACAACACGGGCCCCGGCGCCGTCACTTCCGCGACCCTGACCGCGACGCTCCCGCCGGGCGCCTCCGCCACCACCCTGGCCGCCGGATGCACGCTGGCCGCTCCCACAGTGACCTGCACGTACGGGGCCATCGCCAAGAACGCGAGCGCCAGCAAGACCTTCCGCGTCCCGTTGCATCTGCTGACCCTCGGCAAGGTCACGGTCACCGGATTGCGTACGACCTCCGCACCCGCCGACCCCAACCCCGCCAACGACAGCGCGACTGCCACCTGCACTGCCGTCTCCGTCATCCTCGTCACCTGCCCCTGACCATGCGCCACGGGCACAGCTGCCCTCCACCGGCCCACAAGCCGGTGGAGGGCAGCGGCACTTCCCGCGCCCGTGCGCTACCCCAACAGGTCCGGCGAGCGAAGCATCTGAGGCGGGATGCCCCAGGCGTCGACGAGATCGTCCGCGATCGGCCGGATCCGGCGGCAGAGATCGTTGACCTCACGCGTAATCGCCTTGGAGCGCTGGACCGTCAGCCGGCCGTGCTCCATGAACCACGCACGGTCTGCCTCGATCGACGAGAGGGCGAAGAGACCGCACAGCAGCTCCAGCGCGACCTTGTTGCCCCCGTCCGGAATCGTCCGCACCTTGTCGACGAACGCCTCGAGCACCAGCCGCTCGACGTGCGCGCGGGCCACCGCAATGACATGGTCCTGCACCTGGGAGAAGACGGCTCCGGGATTCCCGTCCAGCTCAACACCGCGCTTGAGCCGCCGGGCGACCCCCGCGAGCATGTGCTCCTCGCGGAAACGCAGCATGGCCAGGTGGTACTCCGCATCGAGCAGGCCCGCCTGCTGGTCCCAGGAGTCGCCGCCCGGCAGCAGATCCCGGACGCGTTCGAGGAGCTTGTGGGCCGATGTCTTCTCAATGACCGTCTCGACAGCCAGACCGGTCACGAATCGGACCATGCCGAGCTGGTCGAGGTCCTCGAACTCGCTGGCGTAGTCCGTGAGCAGGCCCTTGGCCACGAGCTGGAGCAGGACGTGGTTGTCGCCCTCGAATGTCGTGAAGATGTCGCTGTCGGCCTTGAGCGCGGCGAACCGGTTCACGGCGAGATATCCGGCGCCCCCGCACGCCTCGCGGCACTCCTGGATCACGTGGGTGGCGTGCCAGGTGCCGAGCGCCTTGGTGCCGGCGGCCCGCGACTCCAGTTCCCTGCGCGACTGGGCGTCGTCCTTGTTCCCCGAGAGGACCTCGTGCAGGTCCGTGCGCACCACGTCCTGGGCGAAGTGCAGCGCGTAGGTGCGGGCGAGGAGCGGAAGGAGGCGGCGCTGGTGCATGCCGTAGTCGAGCAGCAACTGCTCCTCGGTTTCGGAGGTCGCCGAGAACTGCCGCCGGCGCAAGGCGTACTTCGTGGCGATGGTCAGGGCCACCTTGGCGGCGTTGATGGCGCCACCGCCGACACTGACCCTTCCCTGGACCAGGGTGCCGAGCATGGTGAAGAAGCGACGGCTGGGACTCTCGATCGAGCTCTCGTAGTCGCCCTGCGGGGTGACGTCGGCGAACCGGTTGAGCAGCGCCTCACGGGGAACGCGCACGTCGTCGAACCAGATCCGGCCATTGTCCACACCGTTGAGTCCCATCTTGCGGCCGTCGTCCTCGATCCGGACGCCAGGTGCCGGCGCACCGTCGACGCGGATGGGTACGACGAAGGCGTGCACGCCCTCGGACCTGCCTCCCACCTCCAACTGGGCGAAGACGACCGCGAGTTCGGCGTGCCGGGCGGCGTTGCCGATGTAGTCCTTGCGCGCCTGGTCGCCGTGGGTGGTGATGACGAACTCCTGGGAGTCGACGTCGTACGTCGCCACCGTGCCGAGCGACTGCACGTTGGATCCGTGGCCGGTCTCGGTCATGGCGAAGCAGCCCATCAGCTCCCCGGTGATCAGGTCCGGCAGGTAGAGCGCGTGGTGGCGCTCAGTGCCGAGCTGCAGGATCGCACCGCCGAAGAGACCGAACTGCACACCGACCTTCACCAGCACCGACAGGTCGCCGAAGGCGAGCGTCTCGAACGCGGCGATGGAGGCGCCGATGTCGCCGCCACCGCCGTACTCCTTGGGGAAACCCATCCCGGTCTGCCCCGTCGCCGCCAGTTCGACGACCAACTCCCGCACGTGCTCGCGGAACTCGTCGATACCCAGTTGTTCGGCCGCGTCGAGGACGGAGGCGTGTGCGGCCAGATTCGTGCGCACCAGATCGCGGATCTGCGCGTACTCGCCGTCGAGCACCGCGCGCAGGGCCGGGACATCGATGTCGGGCTGCACGGAGCCGTCCTGGGGAGTGGGGGAGTCGGTGACCATGGTGCCCTGCTACCCCGTGCCCGAAGCGATCAAGCGAGGTGCAAGCCGGCTGTCCCGCCGATGGCGCAGTGCGGCACTACGCTCGCCTCGTGGGCGAGATCGTGGTGGTACGAAATGGCTCCGGGCCGGAAGTCCTGCTCGTGCACGGTGGGGCGGGCCCGCGGACGACGTGGGGCGCTCTCGCTCCGCTGGCCGAGCGGTGGACGCTGGCATACGTCCACCGCCGCGGCTATCCGCCGAGCCCACCACCGCAAGAGCGTCAAGATTTCGCCGTGGACGCCCTGGACCTGGCACCGCTGCTCACCGGCCGCCCGCACGTTGTCGCCCACTCCTACGGCGTCCTCGGAACGCTGATCGCAGCCGCTGCCGCACCGGGCAGCGTGCGCTCACTCACCCTGATCGAGCCGCCGCTCAACCACCTTGTCCCCGAAGACGCCGAGGTGGCACGGCTCGAGCGCCTGGGCGACACGGTCCTCGCCCACGGAATGGATACGCCCCCGGCCCAACTGCGCGAGTTCCTGCGCCTCGCGGGAGCGCCCATCGGCGACGGCCCCCTCCCCGAGGAAGTGGTCGCCGGCGTACGACGGGCGCACGGTGGCCGGCCGACCAGCGAGGCGCGCCCGCAGCTCGACGTGATCCGTGATGCCGGCGTCCCGGTGCTCGTCGTGTCCGGAGACCACGCGGCCACGTTCGAGAGGATCTGCGACGCCCTCGCGGCCGCGCTCTGCGGCGAGCGCAGCGTGCACCCGGGCGCCGGCCACTTCGTCGCCGCAGCACCGGGCTTCGCCGAACGACTCGAGACCTTCCTGCGCAAAAACACGTTCCGTCGATGAGTTTCCGGCGGTGGTGCGGTCCACCCCTCGATGAAGGGAGCACACCATGCGCAAGATCATCATTTGCACGTTCCTGACGCTCGACGGTGTCATGCAGGCGCCGGGAGGCCCGGACGAGGATGCGGGCGGCGGCTTCAACTACGGCGGCTGGCAGAAGCCGGTGGCCGACGACGAGGTCGGAACGGCCATCGCCGGTTGGTACCAGCACTCCGACGCGATGCTGCTCGGCCGCAAGACGTACGAGATCTTCGCGTCGTACTGGCCGGCCGCTGATCCAGCCAACCCGTTCACCGATCGGATGAACAGCACGCACAAGTACGTGGCGTCGCGGACCCTGACGTCCGTCGAGTGGCAGAACTCCACGCTGCTGGAGGGCGACATCGTCGATGCCCTACGCACACTGAAGGCGTCCGGCGGCGGCAACATCAACGTCGTCGGCAGCGGCGACCTCGCCCAGACCCTCATGCGCCACGGCCTTGTCGACGAGTACCGGCTGACCATCCACCCGGTGATCATCGGCACCGGCAAGCGGCTGTTCGCCGACGGAGCGATCCCCACCGCGCTGGAGCCGGTCAGCGTCTCGACGACGAAGGGCGGCACCGTCGTCGGCGTCTACCGGCCGAGCGGGAAGCCCGGGTACGACAGTTACTAGCAGGACCGACCGCGCCCCCCCGTACCAGGACAGCGCGTTCGCCCGTGCGATGGTTGCTGTCATGACAGATGGCGCGACTCCAGGCAGCGAAGTTGTACTCGAGACGAGTCGCCTGCTGCTCAGGCCCTGGCGGGTGGCCGAGGCTGTCGTCCAACGTGAGCTGTGGACCGAACGCGATCCACGCGTGCCGCCGCATCGCCGGATCGACGCAGACGGACACCCGACCGTCGCGGAGCTCGAGGACTCGATCCGCACCAACCAGCTGTGGTCGACCGGATTGCTGGCGGTCGAGCGGAAGGACTCCCGCGACGTCATCGGCTACTGCGGGCTGGTCGACAGCGGGCGGGAATCGGCTGGAGAACCGGAACTGGCATTCGAGCTGCTGCGCCGAGTGTGGTGTCAGGGCTACGCGACCGAAGCCGCGTTGGCGGTCCTGGAATGGGCAAGGTCGTCCGGGTACGAACGGCTGTGGGCCACGGTCTGGGACTGGAACACCGCTTCGCGCCGTGTGCTGGCCAAGGTCGGGTTCACCGAGACCGAGCGCAAGGAAGTGGACCCGGTGCACGGGACCAACCTCTTCACTACGAGACAGCTCTGACACACCTGACATGGTGTTGATGCTCAACCGACACGGATTGCCGACAGACGGAGCCGCCACGAAATGTCGCAACCCGGGCCTGATGCAGGGTTGGGTGACAGAAGTGATCACGTGATTGCGCCCACCGTGCTCGCCACCGCGGGAGGCAGCTTCGTCTCTGCGTTGAGTACTGCCTCTCTCACTTGATCCGGATTGAGACCGACTGCTGTCGACAGGTCGGCGTTGT
The sequence above is drawn from the Streptomyces sp. NBC_01465 genome and encodes:
- a CDS encoding YVTN family beta-propeller repeat protein yields the protein MTSAFSRPRRSLSRWGRRLTSLAAGGALALTGLVALTVPAHAAAGPPAYVANFGGSDVSVVDTSTNAITGTINVGNSPTSVAVNPVQPRAYVTNNADDNVSVIDTATDTVAATVPVGGNPLKVALTPSGNSAYVTNNVANTVSVIDTATNTVGVTIPVGSGPYGLAVNPSGTTAYVANNVDDTVSVIDTATNSVTATIPVGSGPTDVTVSPSGTSVYLTNNSGATVSVISTATNTVSATIPVGTGPNGVAINPSGTTAYVTNSSGNSMSVINTATSTVTTTVPIGSLPGKVAVNPSGTAVYAANRAGGSVSVIDTTTNTVTNTINGFNDPFSVAFAPLSPPAGADIDVDLTAQPHLSILVPYLTYTLTAHNTGPGAVTSATLTATLPPGASATTLAAGCTLAAPTVTCTYGAIAKNASASKTFRVPLHLLTLGKVTVTGLRTTSAPADPNPANDSATATCTAVSVILVTCP
- a CDS encoding acyl-CoA dehydrogenase family protein, which produces MVTDSPTPQDGSVQPDIDVPALRAVLDGEYAQIRDLVRTNLAAHASVLDAAEQLGIDEFREHVRELVVELAATGQTGMGFPKEYGGGGDIGASIAAFETLAFGDLSVLVKVGVQFGLFGGAILQLGTERHHALYLPDLITGELMGCFAMTETGHGSNVQSLGTVATYDVDSQEFVITTHGDQARKDYIGNAARHAELAVVFAQLEVGGRSEGVHAFVVPIRVDGAPAPGVRIEDDGRKMGLNGVDNGRIWFDDVRVPREALLNRFADVTPQGDYESSIESPSRRFFTMLGTLVQGRVSVGGGAINAAKVALTIATKYALRRRQFSATSETEEQLLLDYGMHQRRLLPLLARTYALHFAQDVVRTDLHEVLSGNKDDAQSRRELESRAAGTKALGTWHATHVIQECREACGGAGYLAVNRFAALKADSDIFTTFEGDNHVLLQLVAKGLLTDYASEFEDLDQLGMVRFVTGLAVETVIEKTSAHKLLERVRDLLPGGDSWDQQAGLLDAEYHLAMLRFREEHMLAGVARRLKRGVELDGNPGAVFSQVQDHVIAVARAHVERLVLEAFVDKVRTIPDGGNKVALELLCGLFALSSIEADRAWFMEHGRLTVQRSKAITREVNDLCRRIRPIADDLVDAWGIPPQMLRSPDLLG
- a CDS encoding alpha/beta fold hydrolase, which gives rise to MGEIVVVRNGSGPEVLLVHGGAGPRTTWGALAPLAERWTLAYVHRRGYPPSPPPQERQDFAVDALDLAPLLTGRPHVVAHSYGVLGTLIAAAAAPGSVRSLTLIEPPLNHLVPEDAEVARLERLGDTVLAHGMDTPPAQLREFLRLAGAPIGDGPLPEEVVAGVRRAHGGRPTSEARPQLDVIRDAGVPVLVVSGDHAATFERICDALAAALCGERSVHPGAGHFVAAAPGFAERLETFLRKNTFRR
- a CDS encoding dihydrofolate reductase family protein; this encodes MRKIIICTFLTLDGVMQAPGGPDEDAGGGFNYGGWQKPVADDEVGTAIAGWYQHSDAMLLGRKTYEIFASYWPAADPANPFTDRMNSTHKYVASRTLTSVEWQNSTLLEGDIVDALRTLKASGGGNINVVGSGDLAQTLMRHGLVDEYRLTIHPVIIGTGKRLFADGAIPTALEPVSVSTTKGGTVVGVYRPSGKPGYDSY
- a CDS encoding GNAT family N-acetyltransferase, with translation MTDGATPGSEVVLETSRLLLRPWRVAEAVVQRELWTERDPRVPPHRRIDADGHPTVAELEDSIRTNQLWSTGLLAVERKDSRDVIGYCGLVDSGRESAGEPELAFELLRRVWCQGYATEAALAVLEWARSSGYERLWATVWDWNTASRRVLAKVGFTETERKEVDPVHGTNLFTTRQL